Proteins from a genomic interval of Tachyglossus aculeatus isolate mTacAcu1 chromosome 8, mTacAcu1.pri, whole genome shotgun sequence:
- the RAE1 gene encoding mRNA export factor isoform X3 gives MSLFGSASGFGTGATSMFGSTTADNHNPMKDIEVTSPPDDSIGCLSFSPPTLPGNFLIAGSWANDVRCWEVQDSGQTIPKAQQMHTGPVLDVCWSDDGSKVFTASCDKTAKMWDLNSNQAIQIAQHDAPVKTVHWIKAPNYSCVMTGSWDKTLKFWDTRSPSPMMTLQLPERCYCADVVYPMAAVATAERGLIVYQLENQPSEFRRIDSPLKHQHRCVAIFKDKQNKPTGFALGSIEGRVAIHYINPPNPAKDNFTFKCHRSNGTNTTAPQDIYAVNGIAFHPVHGTLATVGSDGRFSFWDKDARTKLKTSEQLDQPISACCFNHNGNIFAYASSYDWSKGHEFYNPQKKNYIFLRNAAEELKPRNKK, from the exons ATGAGTTTGTTTGGATCAGCCTCAGGCTTTGGAACTGGTGCTACCAGCATGTTTGGAAGCACAACTGCAGATAATCACAACCCTATGAAG GATATCGAAGTTACGTCTCCTCCTGATGATAGTATTGGTTGTCTATCTTTTAGCCCACCAACATTGCCAGGGAACTTTCTTATTGCTGGCTCCTGGGCCAATGAT GTGcggtgttgggaagtacaagatagtgGACAGACTATCCCAAAGGCTCAGCAGATGCACACTGGCCCGGTGCTTGATGTCTGTTGGAGTGAT GATGGAAGCAAAGTATTCACAGCGTCATGCGATAAAACTGCCAAAATGTGGGACCTCAACAGTAACCAGGCCATTCAGATTGCACAG cACGATGCTCCTGTGAAAACTGTGCATTGGATCAAAGCACCGAACTATAGTTGCGTGATGACAGGAAGCTGGGACAAGACTTTAAAG TTTTGGGATACACGATCACCGAGCCCCATGATGACATTGCAGCTGCCTGAAAGATGTTACTGTGCTGATGTG GTCTATCCCATGGCAGCTGTGGCTACTGCAGAGAGGGGGTTGATTGTTTATCAGTTAGAGAACCAGCCTTCTGAATTTAGAAGAATAGACTCTCCACTTAAGCACCAG CACCGCTGTGTTGCCATTTTTAAAGACAAACAGAATAAACCTACTGGCTTTGCTCTGGGAAGCATTGAAGGAAGAGTTGCTATTCATTATATTAACCCACCCAATCC TGCCAAAGACAATTTCACCTTTAAATGCCATCGATCCAATGGAACTAATACCACAGCACCTCAGGATATCTACGCA GTAAATGGGATAGCATTTCATCCTGTCCATGGCACCCTTGCAACCGTGGGATCTGATGGCAGATTCAGCTTTTGGGATAAAGATGCAAGGACGAAGCTGAAAACATCAGAACAACTGGACCAACCGATATCTGCTTGTTGCTTCAATCATAATGGAAACATATTTGCCTATGCTTCTAGTTATGACTGGTCAAAG ggACATGAATTTTACAATCCCCAAAAGAAAAACTACATTTTTCTGCGGAATGCTGCAGAAGAGTTAAAGCCCAGAAATAAGAAGTA A
- the RAE1 gene encoding mRNA export factor isoform X1 — protein sequence MSLFGSASGFGTGATSMFGSTTADNHNPMKDIEVTSPPDDSIGCLSFSPPTLPGNFLIAGSWANDVRCWEVQDSGQTIPKAQQMHTGPVLDVCWSDDGSKVFTASCDKTAKMWDLNSNQAIQIAQHDAPVKTVHWIKAPNYSCVMTGSWDKTLKFWDTRSPSPMMTLQLPERCYCADVVYPMAAVATAERGLIVYQLENQPSEFRRIDSPLKHQHRCVAIFKDKQNKPTGFALGSIEGRVAIHYINPPNPAKDNFTFKCHRSNGTNTTAPQDIYAVNGIAFHPVHGTLATVGSDGRFSFWDKDARTKLKTSEQLDQPISACCFNHNGNIFAYASSYDWSKGHEFYNPQKKNYIFLRNAAEELKPRNKK from the exons ATGAGTTTGTTTGGATCAGCCTCAGGCTTTGGAACTGGTGCTACCAGCATGTTTGGAAGCACAACTGCAGATAATCACAACCCTATGAAG GATATCGAAGTTACGTCTCCTCCTGATGATAGTATTGGTTGTCTATCTTTTAGCCCACCAACATTGCCAGGGAACTTTCTTATTGCTGGCTCCTGGGCCAATGAT GTGcggtgttgggaagtacaagatagtgGACAGACTATCCCAAAGGCTCAGCAGATGCACACTGGCCCGGTGCTTGATGTCTGTTGGAGTGAT GATGGAAGCAAAGTATTCACAGCGTCATGCGATAAAACTGCCAAAATGTGGGACCTCAACAGTAACCAGGCCATTCAGATTGCACAG cACGATGCTCCTGTGAAAACTGTGCATTGGATCAAAGCACCGAACTATAGTTGCGTGATGACAGGAAGCTGGGACAAGACTTTAAAG TTTTGGGATACACGATCACCGAGCCCCATGATGACATTGCAGCTGCCTGAAAGATGTTACTGTGCTGATGTG GTCTATCCCATGGCAGCTGTGGCTACTGCAGAGAGGGGGTTGATTGTTTATCAGTTAGAGAACCAGCCTTCTGAATTTAGAAGAATAGACTCTCCACTTAAGCACCAG CACCGCTGTGTTGCCATTTTTAAAGACAAACAGAATAAACCTACTGGCTTTGCTCTGGGAAGCATTGAAGGAAGAGTTGCTATTCATTATATTAACCCACCCAATCC TGCCAAAGACAATTTCACCTTTAAATGCCATCGATCCAATGGAACTAATACCACAGCACCTCAGGATATCTACGCA GTAAATGGGATAGCATTTCATCCTGTCCATGGCACCCTTGCAACCGTGGGATCTGATGGCAGATTCAGCTTTTGGGATAAAGATGCAAGGACGAAGCTGAAAACATCAGAACAACTGGACCAACCGATATCTGCTTGTTGCTTCAATCATAATGGAAACATATTTGCCTATGCTTCTAGTTATGACTGGTCAAAG ggACATGAATTTTACAATCCCCAAAAGAAAAACTACATTTTTCTGCGGAATGCTGCAGAAGAGTTAAAGCCCAGAAATAAGAAGTA
- the RAE1 gene encoding mRNA export factor isoform X2, producing the protein MSLFGSASGFGTGATSMFGSTTADNHNPMKDIEVTSPPDDSIGCLSFSPPTLPGNFLIAGSWANDVRCWEVQDSGQTIPKAQQMHTGPVLDVCWSDDGSKVFTASCDKTAKMWDLNSNQAIQIAQHDAPVKTVHWIKAPNYSCVMTGSWDKTLKFWDTRSPSPMMTLQLPERCYCADVVYPMAAVATAERGLIVYQLENQPSEFRRIDSPLKHQHRCVAIFKDKQNKPTGFALGSIEGRVAIHYINPPNPAKDNFTFKCHRSNGTNTTAPQDIYAVNGIAFHPVHGTLATVGSDGRFSFWDKDARTKLKTSEQLDQPISACCFNHNGNIFAYASSYDWSKGHEFYNPQKKNYIFLRNAAEELKPRNKK; encoded by the exons ATGAGTTTGTTTGGATCAGCCTCAGGCTTTGGAACTGGTGCTACCAGCATGTTTGGAAGCACAACTGCAGATAATCACAACCCTATGAAG GATATCGAAGTTACGTCTCCTCCTGATGATAGTATTGGTTGTCTATCTTTTAGCCCACCAACATTGCCAGGGAACTTTCTTATTGCTGGCTCCTGGGCCAATGAT GTGcggtgttgggaagtacaagatagtgGACAGACTATCCCAAAGGCTCAGCAGATGCACACTGGCCCGGTGCTTGATGTCTGTTGGAGTGAT GATGGAAGCAAAGTATTCACAGCGTCATGCGATAAAACTGCCAAAATGTGGGACCTCAACAGTAACCAGGCCATTCAGATTGCACAG cACGATGCTCCTGTGAAAACTGTGCATTGGATCAAAGCACCGAACTATAGTTGCGTGATGACAGGAAGCTGGGACAAGACTTTAAAG TTTTGGGATACACGATCACCGAGCCCCATGATGACATTGCAGCTGCCTGAAAGATGTTACTGTGCTGATGTG GTCTATCCCATGGCAGCTGTGGCTACTGCAGAGAGGGGGTTGATTGTTTATCAGTTAGAGAACCAGCCTTCTGAATTTAGAAGAATAGACTCTCCACTTAAGCACCAG CACCGCTGTGTTGCCATTTTTAAAGACAAACAGAATAAACCTACTGGCTTTGCTCTGGGAAGCATTGAAGGAAGAGTTGCTATTCATTATATTAACCCACCCAATCC TGCCAAAGACAATTTCACCTTTAAATGCCATCGATCCAATGGAACTAATACCACAGCACCTCAGGATATCTACGCA GTAAATGGGATAGCATTTCATCCTGTCCATGGCACCCTTGCAACCGTGGGATCTGATGGCAGATTCAGCTTTTGGGATAAAGATGCAAGGACGAAGCTGAAAACATCAGAACAACTGGACCAACCGATATCTGCTTGTTGCTTCAATCATAATGGAAACATATTTGCCTATGCTTCTAGTTATGACTGGTCAAAG ggACATGAATTTTACAATCCCCAAAAGAAAAACTACATTTTTCTGCGGAATGCTGCAGAAGAGTTAAAGCCCAGAAATAAGAAGTAG